GCTGTTCTTTCTAATTCTGCCAACGGTGAGCCTTACGTTTTCTTCAGACACATGATCGACATGCTCATAAGATTCTGGATTGAAATTGGGTGTAGTGCTCTTGACGTTTTTCACAGCAGGCTCAATTTTCTTGAGAAGCTCGGTAAGGTGACCCAGTTTAACGTTGTCGCAGGCTCCTTTGACTGCACCGCACTTGGTGTGTCCCATGACCACAATCAATTTTGCTCCAACGACCGCTGTACCGTATTCCATGCTGCCTAAAATATCATTGTTTTCGATATTTCCAGCGACGCGAGCTACGAAGACTTCACCAATTCCTTGATCAAACACAACTTCAACTGGGACTCTTGAGTCCAGGCAACTTAACACCACAGCATACGGTTTTTGACCGTCTTTCGTCTTGTTAATTTGATAGTGAAAGTCATGGCCGAGTTGTTGATTGTTGAGGAAGCGCCTGTTTCCGTCCTTTAAGGCGGCGAGTTCGTCTTGAGGGGTTGCTGGTTCCTTACTGATATAGGCTTGAGGCGTTACCTCCGCAGAGGTGTTTTCCGCTTTCGGTTTCGTAGTTGAACAAGAACATAGCAAAGAAGCTAAAACTAAGGAGGCGAGCAATGTTTTCATGGCGATTTCCTTTGTTGGGGTATCACCGTCATCGCAGCACAATTTGGAATGCAAAGTTAGTTAAGTTGGGGATTTGCGGTATGATACAAAACAGTGCTCGTTGGCAAAGCAATGCGCATTTAGATTTCCTCGAAATTCCCTTTGGGTTCTGTTTTGCCATCCGTTTTATTTGATTCGTGATCGTCAGTCTTTGGCATTTCGGTAGGGACTTTAATGGTTGACGGAGACGCGGCCGGAGATGTTGTTGGCGCTGGGGTGGGAGTAGGCGATGCTAATCCCCATTCAGAGCGGCAGGCTTTCACCGACTCATTGATCCCGCCAGAATGAGGCCCTTGCAACTTCGTCACGGCACAATTAACGACCTCATTGGAGTCTTCGGCGCAAAGCTTTTCAGCATCCGCCGTTGATATTGACATCGATCGCACCCGAACCGTCGTCATGCATTGGATTTTGGTCTGAGTTTGAGCAAATGACTGAAGCGAACCCAGAAAAATTAATATTGTGCAGATGGTCCTCACGATGGCCTCCAAGTATGTTATCTAATCGGCCTAAGACTTGAACCGCAATAGGTATAGCAGCTAGCAGATTTTTAATTGGTATTTCTGTAACCTTGTTGGATCAAAATGAGACTGACAATTGAGAAG
The nucleotide sequence above comes from Bdellovibrio svalbardensis. Encoded proteins:
- a CDS encoding carbonic anhydrase family protein, which gives rise to MKTLLASLVLASLLCSCSTTKPKAENTSAEVTPQAYISKEPATPQDELAALKDGNRRFLNNQQLGHDFHYQINKTKDGQKPYAVVLSCLDSRVPVEVVFDQGIGEVFVARVAGNIENNDILGSMEYGTAVVGAKLIVVMGHTKCGAVKGACDNVKLGHLTELLKKIEPAVKNVKSTTPNFNPESYEHVDHVSEENVRLTVGRIRKNSQIIRDLESQNKVRLVGAMYDISSGNVKFLED